In Rhinopithecus roxellana isolate Shanxi Qingling chromosome 4, ASM756505v1, whole genome shotgun sequence, a single genomic region encodes these proteins:
- the MAD2L1BP gene encoding MAD2L1-binding protein: MAAPEAEILSPASVPDLEWYEKSEETNASQIELLETSSTQEPLNPSEPFCPRDCMVPVVFPGPVSQEGCCQFTCELLKHIMYQRQQLPLPYEQLKNFYRKPSPQAEEMLKKKPRATTEVSSRKCQQAVAELESVLSHLEDFFARTLVPRVLILLGGNSLSPKEFYELDLSLLAPYSVDQSLSTAACLRRLFRAIFMADAFSELQAPPLMGTIVMAQGHRDCGEDWFRPKLNYRVPSRGHKLTVTLSCGRPSIRTMAWEDYIWFQAPVTLKGFRE, encoded by the exons ATGGCGGCGCCGGAGGCGGAGATTCTGTCCCCAGCCTCAGTCCCTG ATTTGGAGTGGTATGAGAAGTCAGAAGAAACTAACGCCTCCCAGATAGAACTACTTGAGACAAGCTCTACCCAGGAACCTCTCAACCCTTCGGAGCCCTTTTGCCCAAGAGACTGCATGGTACCAGTGGTGTTTCCTGGGCCTGTAAGCCAGGAAGGCTGCTGTCAGTTTACTTGTGAACTTCTAAAGCATATCATGTACCAACGCCAGCAACTCCCTCTGCCCTATGAACAGCTTAAGAACTTTTACCGAAAACCTTCTCCCCAG GCAGAGGAGATGCTGAAGAAGAAACCTCGGGCCACCACTGAGGTGAGCAGCAGGAAATGCCAACAAGCTGTGGCAGAACTGGAGAGTGTCCTCAGCCACCTGGAGGACTTCTTTGCACGGACACTAGTACCACGAGTGCTGATTCTCCTTGGGGGCAATTCCCTAAGCCCCAAGGAGTTCTATGAACTCGATTTGTCTCTGCTGGCCCCCTACAGTGTGGACCAGAGCCTGAGTACAGCAGCTTGTTTGCGCCGTCTCTTCCGAGCCATATTCATGGCTGATGCCTTTAGCGAGCTTCAGGCTCCTCCACTCATGGGCACCATCGTCATGGCACAGGGACACCGCGACTGTGGAGAAGATTGGTTTCGACCCAAGCTCAACTATCGAGTGCCCAGCCGGGGCCATAAACTAACTGTGACCCTGTCATGTGGCAGACCTTCCATCCGAACCATGGCTTGGGAAGACTACATTTGGTTCCAGGCACCAGTGACACTTAAAGGCTTCCGCGAGTGA